The following coding sequences lie in one Melopsittacus undulatus isolate bMelUnd1 chromosome 9, bMelUnd1.mat.Z, whole genome shotgun sequence genomic window:
- the ANXA2 gene encoding annexin A2 — protein MSTVHEILSKLSLEGDHSLPPSAYATVKAYSNFDADRDAAALETAIKTKGVDEVTIINILTNRSNEQRQDIAFAYQRRTKKELSAALKSALSGHLEAVILGLLKTPAQYDASELKASMKGLGTDEDTLIEIICSRTNQELSEIIRVYREMYKTELEKDIISDTSGDFRKLMVALAKGKRCEDNSIIDYELIDQDARELYDAGVKRKGTDVPKWINIMTERSVPHLQKVFERYKSYSPYDMLESIKKEVKGDLENAFLNLVQCIQNKQLYFADRLYDSMKGKGTRDKVLIRIMVSRCEVDMLKIKSEFKRKYGKSLYYFIQQDTKGDYQRALLNLCGGED, from the exons CATTCTCTCCCACCAAGTGCCTATGCCACAGTTAAGGCCTACTCAAATTTTGATGCTGACCGGGATGCTGCAGCCTTGGAAACGGCCATCAAGACTAAAG GTGTGGATGAGGTCACCATCATCAACATTCTGACAAACCGCAGCAATGAGCAGAGGCAGGATATTGCTTTTGCCTATCAGAGGAGAACCAAAAAG GAACTTTCTGCAGCACTCAAGTCTGCTCTGTCAGGTCATTTGGAAGCAGTGATCTTGGGCTTGCTGAAAACACCAGCTCAGTATGATGCCTCTGAATTGAAAGCTTCCATGAAG GGCCTGGGAACTGATGAAGACACACTCATTGAAATTATCTGCTCAAGAACAAATCAGGAACTTAGTGAAATTATCAGAGTCTACAGGGAAA tgTACAAGACAGAACTGGAAAAGGACATTATATCAGACACATCTGGTGACTTCCGCAAGCTAATGGTTGCCCTGGCCAAG GGCAAAAGGTGTGAAGATAACTCTATCATTGATTATGAACTGATTGACCAGGATGCTAGG GAGCTCTATGATGCTGGTGTGAAGAGAAAGGGAACTGATGTCCCCAAGTGGATCAACATTATGACTGAAAGAAGTGTCCCCCACCTGCAGAAAG TGTTTGAGAGGTACAAGAGCTACAGCCCATACGATATGTTGGAGAGCATCAAGAAGGAGGTTAAGGGAGACTTGGAGAATGCCTTCCTTAATCTTG TCCAGTGCATTCAGAACAAGCAGCTGTACTTTGCGGACAGACTGTATGATTCCATGAAG GGCAAGGGAACCCGTGACAAGGTTCTGATCAGGATTATGGTCTCCCGCTGTGAGGTTGACATGCTGAAAATTAAGAGTGAATTCAAGAGGAAATATGGAAAATCTCTCTATTACTTCATCCAG CAAGACACAAAAGGGGATTATCAGAGGGCACTGCTGAACCTGTGTGGTGGAGAGGACTGA